A DNA window from Betta splendens chromosome 6, fBetSpl5.4, whole genome shotgun sequence contains the following coding sequences:
- the LOC114857670 gene encoding cytochrome P450 2J6-like isoform X2: MGVIVVDYGPRWKEHRRFALMTLRNFGLGKNTMEDRIHGEIQHIIKTLEKNIGIKMSPQVMFHYAATNIICQVLFGTRYEYDDELNKEIVRCLTQINKAINGPWAMLYDSLPFIRSLPLPFTKAFRNMETVRTLAKKLIREHKKSRVPGEPRDFLDCYLDELEKRDSEKTTFSEEQLIMYAIDLQFAGTDTTSNTLLTGFLYLMTHPDIQERCQQEIDQVMEGKDQICFDDRHNMPFTQAVIHEVQRVANTVPLSVVHCTTRDTDLMGYSIPKGTVIIPNLSSLLNEQGQWKFPNDFNPKNFLNNKGEFVKPEAFMPFSAGPRTCLGEGLARMELFLIMVTLLKKFKFIWPEDAGEPDYTLVYGATQTPKPYYMKVQLREIQ; the protein is encoded by the exons ATGG GAGTAATTGTGGTAGATTACGGCCCTCGATGGAAAGAACATCGTCGCTTTGCCCTGATGACCCTGAGGAACTTTGGTCTGGGGAAGAACACCATGGAGGACAGGATTCATGGAGAGATACAACACATCATCAAAACCCTGGAGAAGAACATTG GCATAAAGATGAGTCCTCAGGTTATGTTCCATTATGCAGCCACTAACATCATCTGCCAAGTTCTGTTTGGGACACGGTACGAGTATGATGACGAGTTGAACAAAGAGATTGTCCGCTGCTTGACACAGATTAACAAGGCAATCAATGGTCCATGGGCTATG ttgTATGATTCACTTCCATTTATCCGCAGCCTGCCGCTGCCCTTTACTAAAGCCTTTAGGAATATGGAG ACTGTAAGGACACTTGCAAAAAAATTAATAAGAGAGCACAAGAAGAGCCGAGTCCCTGGAGAGCCTCGAGACTTTTTAGACTGCTATCTAGATGAACTGGAAAAG AGAGACAGTGAGAAGACTACATTCTCAGAAGAACAACTGATAATGTACGCGATAGATCTTCAGTTTGCTGGGACTGATACTACCTCCAACACCCTTCTCACTGGCTTCCTCTACCTCATGACCCACCCAGACATACAAG AGCGTTGTCAACAGGAGATAGATCAGGTGATGGAAGGGAAGGATCAGATCTGCTTTGATGACAGGCACAACATGCCTTTCACACAG GCTGTGATCCATGAAGTACAGAGGGTAGCCAACACTGTTCCACTCAGTGTTGTTCATTGTACAACTAGAGACACAGATCTGATGGGATACTCCATTCCCAAG GGTACTGTGATTATTCCAAACCTCTCATCACTGCTGAATGAACAAGGACAATGGAAATTCCCAAATGACTTCAACCCTAAAAACTTCCTCAACAACAAGGGCGAGTTTGTTAAACCTGAGGCCTTCATGCCTTTCTCTGCAG GTCCTCGTACATGTCTGGGAGAGGGTTTGGCTCGTATGGAGCTCTTCCTCATCATGGTGACTCTGCTGAAGAAGTTCAAGTTCATATGGCCTGAAGATGCCGGAGAACCAGATTACACGCTAGTGTATGGGGCCACTCAGACTCCCAAACCTTACTACATGAAGGTCCAACTCAGAGAGATTCAGTAA
- the LOC114857670 gene encoding cytochrome P450 2J6-like isoform X1 produces MFATIILLSLCVCFIILQLKSRRPKNFPPGPPALPLLGNLLNLNLENPLKDLERLRKSYGNVYSLFIGPNRTVVINGVEALKEALVNKAHDFSGRPQDMFINDVTHRKGVIVVDYGPRWKEHRRFALMTLRNFGLGKNTMEDRIHGEIQHIIKTLEKNIGIKMSPQVMFHYAATNIICQVLFGTRYEYDDELNKEIVRCLTQINKAINGPWAMLYDSLPFIRSLPLPFTKAFRNMETVRTLAKKLIREHKKSRVPGEPRDFLDCYLDELEKRDSEKTTFSEEQLIMYAIDLQFAGTDTTSNTLLTGFLYLMTHPDIQERCQQEIDQVMEGKDQICFDDRHNMPFTQAVIHEVQRVANTVPLSVVHCTTRDTDLMGYSIPKGTVIIPNLSSLLNEQGQWKFPNDFNPKNFLNNKGEFVKPEAFMPFSAGPRTCLGEGLARMELFLIMVTLLKKFKFIWPEDAGEPDYTLVYGATQTPKPYYMKVQLREIQ; encoded by the exons ATGTTTGCTACAATCATCCTGCTGTCGCTCTGCGTGTGCTTCATCATCCTTCAACTCAAATCCCGAAGGCCCAAGAACTTTCCTCCAGGACCTCCCGCTTTGCCACTACTGGGAAATCTGTTGAACCTGAACCTTGAGAACCCTCTGAAGGACCTTGAGAGG CTAAGGAAGTCGTACGGTAATGTCTACAGCCTGTTCATTGGCCCCAACCGAACTGTTGTTATTAATGGAGTGGAAGCCCTGAAAGAAGCTCTGGTGAACAAGGCTCATGATTTCTCTGGACGACCACAGGACATGTTTATTAATGATGTCACCCACAGGAAAG GAGTAATTGTGGTAGATTACGGCCCTCGATGGAAAGAACATCGTCGCTTTGCCCTGATGACCCTGAGGAACTTTGGTCTGGGGAAGAACACCATGGAGGACAGGATTCATGGAGAGATACAACACATCATCAAAACCCTGGAGAAGAACATTG GCATAAAGATGAGTCCTCAGGTTATGTTCCATTATGCAGCCACTAACATCATCTGCCAAGTTCTGTTTGGGACACGGTACGAGTATGATGACGAGTTGAACAAAGAGATTGTCCGCTGCTTGACACAGATTAACAAGGCAATCAATGGTCCATGGGCTATG ttgTATGATTCACTTCCATTTATCCGCAGCCTGCCGCTGCCCTTTACTAAAGCCTTTAGGAATATGGAG ACTGTAAGGACACTTGCAAAAAAATTAATAAGAGAGCACAAGAAGAGCCGAGTCCCTGGAGAGCCTCGAGACTTTTTAGACTGCTATCTAGATGAACTGGAAAAG AGAGACAGTGAGAAGACTACATTCTCAGAAGAACAACTGATAATGTACGCGATAGATCTTCAGTTTGCTGGGACTGATACTACCTCCAACACCCTTCTCACTGGCTTCCTCTACCTCATGACCCACCCAGACATACAAG AGCGTTGTCAACAGGAGATAGATCAGGTGATGGAAGGGAAGGATCAGATCTGCTTTGATGACAGGCACAACATGCCTTTCACACAG GCTGTGATCCATGAAGTACAGAGGGTAGCCAACACTGTTCCACTCAGTGTTGTTCATTGTACAACTAGAGACACAGATCTGATGGGATACTCCATTCCCAAG GGTACTGTGATTATTCCAAACCTCTCATCACTGCTGAATGAACAAGGACAATGGAAATTCCCAAATGACTTCAACCCTAAAAACTTCCTCAACAACAAGGGCGAGTTTGTTAAACCTGAGGCCTTCATGCCTTTCTCTGCAG GTCCTCGTACATGTCTGGGAGAGGGTTTGGCTCGTATGGAGCTCTTCCTCATCATGGTGACTCTGCTGAAGAAGTTCAAGTTCATATGGCCTGAAGATGCCGGAGAACCAGATTACACGCTAGTGTATGGGGCCACTCAGACTCCCAAACCTTACTACATGAAGGTCCAACTCAGAGAGATTCAGTAA
- the psme3ip1 gene encoding PSME3-interacting protein, whose translation MAGGGAADVHLSKKFVSETELDERRKKRQEEWEKVRKPDDPQEAPEEEYDPRSLFERLQEQKEKKQEEFEEQFKFRNMVRGLDEDETSFLDEVSRQQSLVEKQRRDEEKQELLEYRSAVAKQTSSEARREPEKKIAPKQSGSEQKTSHLSQAHLLAGAVKRRSSSQSSDTSKKQKVDITTTATTGNGDSHTEQETGAGGGAGGAEEQQNLPSPTKTSPAPLSSGQGVLHLPSAAVCVGVLPGLWVYSSSSNSDSSSDSEGSVDAIMLPYPRHSRAYR comes from the exons ATGGCAGGGGGAGGGGCAGCCGATGTCCACCTCAGCAAGAAATTTGTGTCGGAGACGGAGCTtgatgagaggaggaaaaaaagacaggaagaaTGGGAGAAGGTCAGAAAACCTGATGATCCTCAGG aggcGCCAGAGGAGGAGTACGACCCACGTTCGCTCTTTGAGCGACTGCAggaacagaaggaaaaaaaacaggaggagttTGAGGAACAGTTTAAATTCA GGAACATGGTGAGGGGATTGGATGAAGATGAGACCAGTTTCCTGGACGAGGTCTCCCGGCAACAGAGCCTGGTGGAGAAGCAGCGTAGGGATGAGGAGAAGCAAGAACTGTTGGAATACAGA AGCGCTGTAGCAAAACAAACATCCTCTGAAGCCCGCAGAGAGCCTGAGAAAAAGATAGCCCCCAAGCAGTCTGGGTCAGAGCAGAAGACCAGCCACCTGTCTCAGGCCCATTTACTTGCTGGAGCTGTTAAGAGACGCAG TTCGTCACAGTCTTCAGATACTAGTAAGAAACAGAAGGTGGACATCACAACAACGGCAACAACAGGAAATGGTGACAGTCACACAG AACaggagacaggagcaggaggaggagcagggggagctgaagagcagcagaacctccCCAGCCCGACAAAGACCTCTCCGGCTCCCCTGAGCTCCGGTCAGGGCGTGTTGCACCTCCCGTCAGCAGCCGTGTGCGTCGGCGTTTTACCAGGACTATGGGTCtattccagcagcagcaactctgacagcagctcagacagcgAAGGTAGCGTGGACGCAATCATGTTGCCGTACCCTCGGCACAGCAGGGCGTACCGATAG